A window of the Phaseolus vulgaris cultivar G19833 chromosome 5, P. vulgaris v2.0, whole genome shotgun sequence genome harbors these coding sequences:
- the LOC137834250 gene encoding uncharacterized protein gives MPYYLGAFLAVALEWRAQAKSKADEARTLQTLQQEVAILKEEKKSLCCGWACQEEVYKASLRSAREVNAEACKRLYDAGQAGTELLGQVASLQSKIVALEAAVKTSEVQQRQLADQCANREQSLEKSEWELTAKMEALNLLQTKHGKFQAELNRLQMEKEVLEKQLASGDSTIEELERAKKELIVEREI, from the coding sequence ATGCCTTACTAtctgggggccttcttggccgTCGCCCTTGAGTGGCGCGCCCAAGCAAAGTCCAAGGCTGACGAGGCACGCACCCTCCAAACTCTCCAACAGGAAGTGGCTATCctgaaagaagaaaagaagagcCTTTGCTGTGGCTGGGCATGCCAAGAGGAGGTTTACAAAGCCTCTTTGAGAAGTGCCCGAGAGGTGAATGCGGAAGCCTGCAAACGGCTATATGACGCAGGGCAAGCTGGCACTGAGCTCCTTGGACAGGTGGCGTCTCTCCAGTCCAAAATCGTTGCTCTTGAAGCGGCGGTGAAGACTTCCGAGGTACAACAGAGACAACTTGCCGACCAGTGCGCTAACCGGGAGCAATCGTTGGAAAAATCTGAATGGGAGCTCACTGCAAAGATGGAAGCACTCAACCTTCTCCAAACTAAGCATGGTAAGTTCCAGGCTGAACTGAACAGGCTTCAAATGGAGAAGGAAGTTCTCGAGAAGCAGCTAGCCTCTGGAGATTCCACGATTGAAGAGCTGGAAAGGGCAAAAAAGGAGCTCATTGTGGAGAGGGAAATCTAG